Proteins encoded in a region of the Pelobates fuscus isolate aPelFus1 chromosome 11, aPelFus1.pri, whole genome shotgun sequence genome:
- the FAM43B gene encoding protein FAM43B: protein MPNMLPWRRSKVVLVKKERKGKILNYSSALTWFLGSCPDLLHQVPLERLGRVFSSRRQKVELNREDPCYTVWYLGNAVTLHAKGEGCMLDSVQKIWQKSEFGGCSSKMKLSLGSYGIRMSPCGRGSRKPVHAYLLHRITYCGVDSGHPKIFSWIYRHQVKNKAVVLRCHAVLLSKADNARAMALLLCQTSMAAFNEFKRLKRQSDFRRGQQELLGQCVVPLVPLRKLLNGVCSYNPPADRHMSPSRLSSILEEEEDKEEGLDSPRGYSMDTCYVQQERDKILELANELRRLSIQRALCKKHSCTCKTLTQLSGWKPPTHNPDWKPPIHNPDWKPPIHNPDWKPPIYNPVWKTPIHNPVWKTPTYNSDWKPPIHNSDWKHPVRTIC, encoded by the coding sequence ATGCCCAACATGCTGCCCTGGAGGAGAAGCAAGGTTGTGCTGGTGAAGAAGGAGAGAAAGGGAAAGATTCTGAATTACTCCTCAGCCCTGACCTGGTTCCTGGGCTCCTGCCCTGACCTCCTACACCAGGTCCCCCTGGAGCGCCTGGGAAGGGTGTTCAGCAGCAGGAGGCAGAAGGTGGAGCTGAACAGGGAGGACCCCTGCTACACAGTGTGGTACCTGGGCAATGCTGTGACCCTCCATGCCAAGGGGGAGGGCTGCATGCTGGACTCAGTGCAGAAGATCTGGCAGAAGAGTGAGTTTGGGGGGTGCAGCTCCAAGATGAAGCTTTCTCTGGGCAGCTATGGGATCAGGATGAGCCCTTGTGGAAGGGGCTCCAGGAAGCCGGTGCATGCCTACCTACTGCACAGGATTACCTACTGTGGGGTGGACTCTGGCCACCCCAAGATCTTCTCCTGGATCTACAGGCACCAGGTGAAGAACAAGGCTGTGGTTCTGAGATGCCATGCTGTGCTGCTCTCCAAGGCTGACAATGCCAGGGCCATGGCATTACTCCTGTGCCAGACCTCCATGGCAGCCTTCAATGAATTCAAAAGGCTCAAGAGACAAAGTGACTTCAGAAGGGGGCAGCAGGAGCTCCTGGGGCAATGTGTGGTACCCCTGGTGCCCCTGAGGAAGCTGCTGAATGGGGTGTGCTCCTATAACCCCCCCGCAGACAGACACATGAGCCCTTCCAGGCTCAGCTCCATCTTAGAGGAAGAGGAGGATAAGGAGGAAGGTCTGGACAGCCCCAGGGGGTATTCCATGGACACCTGCTATGTCCAGCAGGAGAGAGATAAGATCCTAGAACTGGCTAATGAGCTCAGGAGGCTAAGTATTCAGAGGGCTTTGTGCAAAAAACACAGCTGCACCTGCAAGACCCTCACCCAGCTGTCAGGGTGGAAGCCCCCAACTCACAATCCAGACTGGAAGCCCCCTATTCACAATCCAGACTGGAAGCCCCCCATTCACAATCCAGACTGGAAGCCCCCCATTTACAACCCAGTCTGGAAGACCCCCATTCACAATCCAGTCTGGAAGACCCCCACTTACAATTCAGACTGGAAGCCCCCCATTCACAATTCAGACTGGAAGCATCCAGTGAGGACTATTTGCTGA